The genomic interval ATTTTGACTGTTTGGGGTGCATCTCAACCGTTGTTGCCAAAGAGATGAATGTACAAAGCCCAGCGCTTAAACAGTTATCGCCGATGCAAATTATCAACAAAGCGTTAGAGCAAAAGTGCGATGGTATCGCTTTTTTAATGAACGACCCCCTCGCCTCTTTTTACACGTTTCTTGAAATTTGCACCCTTGCCAAAGAGTATGGTCTGTTGACAGGGTGTTCCACCAATGGCTATTTCACACCCGAATCTCTTGATCTACTCGCCCCTCATTTAGATTTTGTCAACATTGGGCTTAAAGGTTTGTGCAATGACGTCTACAAAAGTTGTGGCGCAAACAGCTACAAACCCGTTTTGCGCAATATTGAACTTTTTTACCGAAAAGGCGTTCATGTCGAAGTAGCATGTATTCATAAAAAAGATAACGAAGAAGAGGTCTTAGCGATAGCGGAGACTTTATCACACATCTCTAAAGAGATTCCCCTTCAAATCATGCGGTTTATCCCTATTGATGATGCGAGCATTAGCCTTGAGCCTTCCATATTAGCCTCTGAGATGCTTTATAAAAAACTCATATCACACCTTGATTATGTCTATCTTTTCAACTCCCCAGGATCGGAATGCCTCAATACCTACTGTCCTGAATGTGGTGCACTGATTTTTGAGAGAGATTTTTACGGTCCAATGGGTTCAAAATTAAGAACGATTAGCCTTAACTATCAGAATAACACCTGCGCACACTGCCATCATCTTCTTCCCATCATAGGAGAACCGTGTCAAAAAGTATTTGATGAAGATGGTTTTGAAGGCGGCTATCCACTCACCAGAGCCTTAGAAATTGTCGAAGGAACACTCGTAACTTTGGGTGTTACAGAGCAAAAAGATGTCACAACGTGTTGGGAAGAACTTTTACGAGGTGACGGGCTGAAACGTTTACATGTAAACATTCAAAACTTTGACGATTATGCCAAAACGATTGAATATCTTGCCACACTGACCCATAGAGAAGATACTGCCAAAAAGCTTTTAACCTATATGCGAGAGAAGATTGCTGTCATTGCGCAAGAACTCCCCAACATACAAACCAAACCACGCGTCTATTACGTGATGGGAAAGCCCCTGTTTGCACTTGAAGAGGAGCGTCTTGAAAATCAATTGGTAGAGATGGCAGGAGGTATTAGTGTCAACAAAACGCTCAGTTTAAAAGGAAGACCCGGACGAAAAATATCAGCTCAAAAACTCAACGAGCTCAATCCTGATGTTATTTTTATTTCGTCATTTTTGGATTGTCCGCTAGATGAGTTTTACGCGTATTGTGAAAAACAAGGCATTGTTGTCAATGCAACGAAACACAAACGCATCTATACGCACCTTGCCCCTTGCTTTGATTTTGGTAGTCCTCGTTGGATTTTAGGCTTGATGCACATTGCCAATATGCTGCATCCCGAACGGTATCATTTCGATGTTTTAAAAGAAGCAACCCTCTTTTATCGGGAGTTTTACGAAAGTGACTTTACGATTGCTTCGGTTAATCGCTCCTTTGCAAAACCAAGCAAATACCACACAATGATGCAAATTTAAGCACTGCCCTCTTGTACTTAGAGGTAAATTTCGTTATAGTTGCATGTATATAACGTTGCAAAGGACAGAGCATGGAACCCAATTTCAATTTTTGGGATAATATGGCAAAGCGCTACCCGCGTTTTAATGATATTTCAATGAGTAAAGATGTCAATCACATCATCAACTGGTGTCAAAACAGAAATGTCTCATTTGAAGGTGCTTCTATTTTAGATATTGGTGCAGGTACGGGAACTATTGCCATTCCTTTAGCCCAAAAAGGTGCACACGTCACGGCTATGGACATTTCTGAGGGCATGTTAGCTGCACTCAATGAAGATGCCAAAGAGCAAGGCGTGAGCTTACAAATGCACACACACCAAAGCGATTGGGATTCGTTTCCTCTGAGTCAACAATACGACATCGTCATCGCGTCCATGACACCTGCGATTAGCGATCTTCAAAAAATTGACAAAATGCTGGGTGCGACCAAAGGGCTTGGCATTTACGTAGGCTGGGGAAAATACCGCATCAATAAATTGGTCGAAGCCTTGGTCAAAGCACATATCATCGAAGAAGAGGAAGATTGCGCATCGGCAGGTTGCATTAAAGCGGCGCAATTTATTGACATCTTAGATGAGCGAAACATTCCTTATGAGAGCAGTTTTTTTGAAACCTCTTGGAGTGAAACGTATAGTTTTGAAGAGGCAAAAGAGTACGCCTACGATCAACTCAAACGCAAAGAAATCGTACCCAATGAAGCAATCGTTGAGTCCATTTTGTCCGCAAATCTTGACGGCGACAAAGTGCAAGTGACCACAGAAGCCGAAAAAGGGATTATTTTATGGAGAGTTGCGTAAGAAGATGAAGATGCCAAAAGGCATCTTTTTTACTAGAGCTCTTGCAGAACTCTAAACACGCCTTTAAAGCAAAGCTCTAAAAGCTACGCTAACGCTGGGTTCACTTCGGCAGTGAGCCCGCGCACCTTTGGTGCTTTTACTTCTTGCAAATTGAGTTTTGCAAGAACTCTACTCTTTGATGAGTAAAACGCTAACCGCTTTGACCACGACTTTGACTTTGTCACCCTCTTTAAGACCCATCTCTTCAATCGATTCCATCGTCATCACTGAGCTCATTTTATTGGCAATAATGTCGCCTACATCGACTTGGCACATCACTTCGCCTTTTTTAATCTTTGTAACCGTTGCCGTGATCTCATTTCTAGCGCCGTATTTCATCTCAGACTCCTTGGGTTAATGTAAGAAAATCCTACTCCAAAGCCTTATAACCTGTCAATTCCAAACGCTTTACATGTAAAGATGTTTAAAGCCATTCCAAGCGCTTATTTTCAAGAGGCAAAGCTCCTTTATGTTATACTTGCATCAAATTCTACTAAAGGGTTTGGGGATGTTTTACACTGTTTTGGCTATTTTCTCAGGTGCTGGTTTTGGTGCACTTTTACGCTGGTTTTTAGGCACAAAACTCAACAGCTACACCCCTTCTATTCCCTTAGGAACACTCAGTGCTAATTTACTGGGTGGTTATTTGATTGGATTATTTATCGCTTTTTTTGCTTCCAACACAGCCATTGCACCCGAATGGCGGCTTTTCATCATTACAGGATTTTTAGGTGGACTCACCACCTTTAGCACCTTTAGCGCCGAGATCGTCGCCCTCATTCAAGAAGGACGTTTTAGTATGAGCGTTGTCGCAGTTTTTTTACATGTCATGGGTTCAATTACGATGACGCTGCTGGGCATTGCCAGTTACACCCTACTTCACAAAGGAAGCTTATGAAAGGTTTTCAACTCGTTTTTTTAACCCTACAAAGTCGCAAACACCCCAATGGTGAGCACATCAGCCAGTGGCTTATGGATGTTTCTGAAAAAATTGGCATCAAAGGCGTAACGATTTTAAAGGCATCCCAAGGTATTGGAAGAGATGGAAAACTGCACTCTTCAAACTTTTTTGAACTGGCGGATGAGCCACTTGAGATTATGATGAATGTCAATGAAACAGAGTATGAAAAACTCTTTACACTTCTAAGTGAAGAGAAGCTGGGACTTTTTTACACCAAAACTGCGATCGAATTTGGGACAATTTAGTTCAGGATCGTTCGTGCCCAGTCAGTTTTAAGAACGCTCATCTTTTTTTTCAAAAACTCCACTCTCTTGCACCTTTTTTTATGACACAACGATACATGACTCTAAAAATAAGTCGCGCAAAAATAGACGAATTAATTTTACAAAATTTAATGATATTTGTATACAACTTTACTAAGGTATCAAAATTTATTTTATTTTTAAAATTTTATCACATATCACTTATTAAATAATCATCATTTATGAGTCTAATTCTCAAAAGTACATTTTTTATTGAAAAACACCATAAAAAGGCATCAAAGTGAATCTTTATGCCACAAAAAAGACACTTTTACTACATAATAGGGCTTAAAAGTACTATCATTTCTCCTAAAAATCCATTTATATACAACTGATCTATCTGATATACTTCATAAAAATATGGAAGTATTAAGGTTAATCTTTCTTCCCACTCATGAAAAGATGACGAAAAAATAATAACCATTTCTTTATAAAGGAGGAAATGATGACACTACCTCATTATAGTATTACAGAAGAGCATTTCAGAATCGATAAAATCGAATATCTAACGCCTGTTCCTCGGCATAAACATGATTGTTATGAGCTTTTTTTTATTCTTGAAGGCGAAGGAACATTTTACGTGGATTGTCAGAGTTATGAAATTCACAAACACTCCTTTTTTCTCGTCTCACCCAACCAAATACATGGATGGGAACACACGCGCAATCTTCATGGGTATCTTTTAAAATTCGATGCCTCTTTCTTCTCTGAGCGATCGTTCATCGAATACATCTCTCTTTTTCATTTTGATACGGTGAATGTCAGCGAGTCTGAATTTTTATCCTTTGAGTCTGTTCTGAAAAGTTTACATGTAGAATACCGCACATCTAAATCATTTAAAGATTGCACGATTACCAATCTGCTTCAAATTTTGCTCATTTATGTCAAACGTGCGTTACCTGCAAAACCTGCATCGTTTATGACCAATGCGCTTTTTACAAAACTCAATGATCTTATGCATGAGAACAACTACCAAATCACACCTGTCACTTACTACGCTAAAAAATTAAAAACCAGTGTCAAGCTTCTTAATCAAGCTATTAAAGAGAATTCAGGATTTAACTGCGGTGAATTTATTCGCACTAAAACGATGCAAGAAGCGAAAAGACTCCTCAAATACGACACCATGTCTTGCAATGAAATTGCTGATCGTTTAGGCTTTATAGACCCCGCGTACTTCAGTCGATTCTTTAAACGTGAAGTCGGTGTTTCTCCCAAAAATTTTCGTAACGCATTGGAACAAAAGTACAATTTTTAATAATGAAAATCCATTTTAAAAAGAAAAGTTAATCGTTATAATTTATCTGAAATTTAACTTTCGGAGGAATTACAATGAAAAAAATCGCTATCGTACTTTTAAGTACAGTTGTCTGTGGCACTTTGGCGAGTGCTAAGATTGTTCAACAATTTGAACCAGAAAAAGATACTTCTGCTTTCAGTGGAAAACCAGAAGTCAGTTTTGCCGTTGACTTGTCTTTCTATTATCAAGGATTGAGCCAAGACTGGCAAGGTACTACAACAAATGGCACAACCTATACCACCAACAGTGGTATTGAAGAAGCGCTTATTTTGCCAACGGCAAACTTTGATATTTACGGAAAAATCATGAGTGGTTTTAATGTTAAGTTACAAACCATGCTAGCAAGTCACCACCACAATGAAACCTATGTTAAAGGTGGTTATGCAACCATCGATAACTTGGATTTTATAGCGCCTGGTTTTCTCTCAGATGTTATGCGAAATACGACCATTAAAATCGGTGTCAATGACATTAACTATGGTGATGATCAGTACAGAAGAACGGATAACGCGAATGTGATGCGAAACCCCTTTATCAATAACTTAGCCGTTGATGGTTACACACAAGGTACGCATATTGAAGTGCTTTACCGTATTCCGGCTATCAGTTCATTTGCGATGGTGGGTATCACGAACGGTCAAGCTAACCCTCAAGATACAACCATTGTTGAGACATCAAGTACAAGCAGTAACCGTTATGCGCTTTATGGTAAACTTGGATTCGATCACGAATTCAGTGATGATTTACGCTTTAGAATTAGCGAATCTGTCTATTATATCGAAGGTGTCAACAGAGTTGATTTATACAATGGCGATAAAGCAGGTAATGTTATTCGAAACGTTTATGGTACAGCAAATACCGATGTTTTCTCTTCAGGATGGCAACCAACATCGGTTTACACTTCTGTGGGTACAGCGACCATAACACCGGATGTTCTTGCCGCTAAAACAAACCTTTTCTTAAAATACAAAGATACCGAATTTTACGCTATGTATGAAGTCATCAATGCAGAAGACATTAACGGTAAATCTGCCGATACAAAACACTACGCAGTCGATCTTGTCCAACGTTTTTACAATGACAAATTCTGGCTAGCAGCACGCTATGAAAATGCTGTTCAAGAATATCAAGATGCCTTCAATGACTTTGGTGATGCAGAATTAACCCAATGGCAATTAGCAGCAGGTTGGTTCCTCTCTAAAAATGCTGTTGCAAAAATCGAATACATCGATCAAGAGCGTGAGAAATTTTCTATCTATAGAAACGGCAACGCAAGCTTCAACGGCTTTATGGTCAACGCAGCGCTTAGCTTCTAATTTTACAAGGATTTAACGTGAAAAAATTGATTTGCAGCCTTTTACTTTTATCTGGTTTGGTTTACGCTGAGAACATTGAGATTCATGGAACATCGACACTCCATGATTGGAAAATGGTCTCAAACAAAACCGATGTTGCTTTTGAAAACGATGGTTCTAAAATCACAAAACTGAACGTTTCCGTTCAAATTAAAACACTGAAAAGTGGTGATGAAGGACTCGATGAGAAAGCTTATGAGACACTCAAAATTGATCGCAACAATGTGATTACCTTTAAGCTTCTTGAAGCTGATTTAGCAGCTGGCACGGTTAAAGGTGTTTTCAAAGTACTGGATAAAGAGCGAACTGAAACACTCAAGCCTGAAGTTTTAACGCTCGATCATGTTGCGGGTAGCTTTAAAGTCAAAATGACAGAGTTTGGTTTAGAGATTCCTTCTGTTATGTTTGGTGCGATTAAATCAGGTGATGAAGTAACCGTTAAATACGACATCAAGAAATAAGATCCTTAAACCCATATTTTAAGAAGAGAGGTCACTGCCGCCAAGCTTCCTCTCTTCTAAAACTCCTTAAATAGTCTCTTTGCTACAGCTTTTTTATCAAAGCTGTAGCAAAAATTTTATACTATTTGAGAGGTGAGTCAGTACATTAAATTAAGTATTGCATATTAGAGTACATGCGTATGAACATTGCTATACTTATTGGAGTGTATCGTTTCATTTCACAGTTTCATTTACATGTAACGACGCGGATTCTCTACAAATTTTAGCAGGAAATCGAATGCACACGGAAGTCAAACTTTTTTACGATATTGACCCAAACAGCCCTAATGAGGAGAGAAATTTTTTTATTGGACAAGCTAAGCATGCACCTCTGCCAGAAGGAACCCCTCCTCCACTCCCACACCGCCACCCTTTTTATGAAATTATTTTTGTTGAAAAAGGCAATGGCATTATGCGCATTGATTTTACCGATAGACCAATGCAAAAAGGCTCTTTGTATCTAATGCTCCCTTCTCAAATCCATTTACCCCTTTACAGCGGAGAATTTCAAGGATTTTTGCCCCGTTTTGACATCTCCATTTTTGCAGACAAGACATTTTTGGAAAATCTCTCCATCTTTAATTTTGATTATCTACTGGTTGAAGAACCCGCGTACAGTGCTTTAGAGGGATTGTTACTCAGTTTACATGAAGAGTTTAAAAGCGAAAAAGCACTGAAACAGTGTACGATCAATAACTTACTCAAACTCTTTTTGATTCAAGTACAAAGGCTTCTGCCCAATGTCGTCAATGAAAACACCCAAACAACTATTTTTGGCTCACTGAACACTCTTTTAGAGAGCAATAATTATAAAATTCAAACCCCTGCTTTTTATGCTAAAAAACTCAAAATTTCACTCAAAGTACTCAATCAAGCCGTCAAAGAGTACACCAGCATTCCATGCGGTGAATACATTCGCTCCAAAACGGTCATAGAAGCCAAACGACTGCTCTGTTATACAGGCATGAATTCCAATGAAATTGCTGCGATGCTAGGCTTTGAAGATGCGGCCTATTTTAGCCGCTTTTTTAAACGAGAGACGGGATTTACCCCATTGGTATTTCGAAAGCAATCACTTTAATAAAAGCCCCATTTCTGGGGCTTTTATCTTTACATGTAAGCTTACATGTAAACCTATAATTCTGTCTTAGCATGTAAGATCAAAACTTACCCTGATCCTTAAGCTTTTTATACCACGCATTGTGAAGGATCTTCACTTCCTCTTCTTCAACGTAGCCAGTGATAATGCTATGCACTGCACCTTTAATTGCAAACATAGACATATACACGTGTGTAATAAAAAGTGCAACGACGGCAAAGCCCATAACGTTATGCAAAATCGCTGCAACGCGCAGTAAATCAATCTGGCTAAGACCTGTGATATTATGTAACATTTCCATCTTGAAGTCCAAGAAAAACATAAAAGCACCGCTTAAAATCATCGTGATGCCACCCAGTATGGCTACCCAGTACCACATCTTT from Sulfurospirillum multivorans DSM 12446 carries:
- a CDS encoding radical SAM protein, with protein sequence MICPICERRCRVEDNGIGACGRYQCQNETMIERFANSYLVVAPISAETMPVLHFHPRAKFLQISTTGCNFDCLGCISTVVAKEMNVQSPALKQLSPMQIINKALEQKCDGIAFLMNDPLASFYTFLEICTLAKEYGLLTGCSTNGYFTPESLDLLAPHLDFVNIGLKGLCNDVYKSCGANSYKPVLRNIELFYRKGVHVEVACIHKKDNEEEVLAIAETLSHISKEIPLQIMRFIPIDDASISLEPSILASEMLYKKLISHLDYVYLFNSPGSECLNTYCPECGALIFERDFYGPMGSKLRTISLNYQNNTCAHCHHLLPIIGEPCQKVFDEDGFEGGYPLTRALEIVEGTLVTLGVTEQKDVTTCWEELLRGDGLKRLHVNIQNFDDYAKTIEYLATLTHREDTAKKLLTYMREKIAVIAQELPNIQTKPRVYYVMGKPLFALEEERLENQLVEMAGGISVNKTLSLKGRPGRKISAQKLNELNPDVIFISSFLDCPLDEFYAYCEKQGIVVNATKHKRIYTHLAPCFDFGSPRWILGLMHIANMLHPERYHFDVLKEATLFYREFYESDFTIASVNRSFAKPSKYHTMMQI
- a CDS encoding class I SAM-dependent methyltransferase — translated: MEPNFNFWDNMAKRYPRFNDISMSKDVNHIINWCQNRNVSFEGASILDIGAGTGTIAIPLAQKGAHVTAMDISEGMLAALNEDAKEQGVSLQMHTHQSDWDSFPLSQQYDIVIASMTPAISDLQKIDKMLGATKGLGIYVGWGKYRINKLVEALVKAHIIEEEEDCASAGCIKAAQFIDILDERNIPYESSFFETSWSETYSFEEAKEYAYDQLKRKEIVPNEAIVESILSANLDGDKVQVTTEAEKGIILWRVA
- a CDS encoding TOBE domain-containing protein, with translation MKYGARNEITATVTKIKKGEVMCQVDVGDIIANKMSSVMTMESIEEMGLKEGDKVKVVVKAVSVLLIKE
- the crcB gene encoding fluoride efflux transporter CrcB gives rise to the protein MFYTVLAIFSGAGFGALLRWFLGTKLNSYTPSIPLGTLSANLLGGYLIGLFIAFFASNTAIAPEWRLFIITGFLGGLTTFSTFSAEIVALIQEGRFSMSVVAVFLHVMGSITMTLLGIASYTLLHKGSL
- a CDS encoding DUF190 domain-containing protein translates to MKGFQLVFLTLQSRKHPNGEHISQWLMDVSEKIGIKGVTILKASQGIGRDGKLHSSNFFELADEPLEIMMNVNETEYEKLFTLLSEEKLGLFYTKTAIEFGTI
- a CDS encoding helix-turn-helix domain-containing protein, whose product is MMTLPHYSITEEHFRIDKIEYLTPVPRHKHDCYELFFILEGEGTFYVDCQSYEIHKHSFFLVSPNQIHGWEHTRNLHGYLLKFDASFFSERSFIEYISLFHFDTVNVSESEFLSFESVLKSLHVEYRTSKSFKDCTITNLLQILLIYVKRALPAKPASFMTNALFTKLNDLMHENNYQITPVTYYAKKLKTSVKLLNQAIKENSGFNCGEFIRTKTMQEAKRLLKYDTMSCNEIADRLGFIDPAYFSRFFKREVGVSPKNFRNALEQKYNF
- a CDS encoding YceI family protein gives rise to the protein MKKLICSLLLLSGLVYAENIEIHGTSTLHDWKMVSNKTDVAFENDGSKITKLNVSVQIKTLKSGDEGLDEKAYETLKIDRNNVITFKLLEADLAAGTVKGVFKVLDKERTETLKPEVLTLDHVAGSFKVKMTEFGLEIPSVMFGAIKSGDEVTVKYDIKK
- a CDS encoding helix-turn-helix domain-containing protein; translated protein: MHTEVKLFYDIDPNSPNEERNFFIGQAKHAPLPEGTPPPLPHRHPFYEIIFVEKGNGIMRIDFTDRPMQKGSLYLMLPSQIHLPLYSGEFQGFLPRFDISIFADKTFLENLSIFNFDYLLVEEPAYSALEGLLLSLHEEFKSEKALKQCTINNLLKLFLIQVQRLLPNVVNENTQTTIFGSLNTLLESNNYKIQTPAFYAKKLKISLKVLNQAVKEYTSIPCGEYIRSKTVIEAKRLLCYTGMNSNEIAAMLGFEDAAYFSRFFKRETGFTPLVFRKQSL